CTCAGCAAAATCCTGCAACTCCACGAACTGCAACTGCTGCATCATCATGGCGCCAGTGATGATGATCACCGGGGCAATGGCCGCCTGGGGTACATAGGAAAGGAAGGGTATGAGGAAGACTGACACGCTGAAAAGCAGAGCGCTCACCAGAGCCATCAGCCCGGTGCGCCCGCCGCTGGCAATGCCTGCGGCACTTTCCGCCGCCGCCACTGTGGGGCTGGTGCCCAGCACACTGGAAATGAGCGTAGTGAAAGCCGACCCCTTGTAAGTCCTGCCGAACTTCTCTTTCTCTGGCAAGATTCCCTGCAGGAGCCCCATGGTCTCAAAGATCATGATCATGGACATGGAAAACACAGACAGCAGGAAAGGAATGCTCAGGATATGGCTGAAATCCGCCTGAAGCAGCATAGAGGGATAATCCACCAGCCCTCTCACGCTGATTTCCAAAGGCGCGCCAATGCCAATGCCCAGGATATTGCCAACTACGCTGGTAACAATAATAGCGATGAAGAAGCTGCCCATCACATTTCTGAGATAAAGGGCCAGGCTCAGCACCAGTCCGAAGATGGAAAGCAGAGCCACAGGATTAGTCAGGCTGCCCAGCTCGATGATGGAGCTGCTGCCGCGGCGGATAAGCTCCGCTTTTTCCAGCCCGATTTCCACCAGGAACAGGCCAATGCCTGCGGTGATGGCACATTTGATGGAAGGAGGCACCGCCTCCGAAAGCCGCTTTGCCCATCTGGTGCAGGCCACATAGGCAAAGATAAGGCCGGACACCAGGGAAATGGCAATGGCTTCCTGCCAGCTAAGTCCCATGTGGGCGCAGACCGTATAGGTGAAGAAGGCGTTGATGCCCATGCCCGGGGTAAGTATGATGGGCGCATCTGCCACAAAGGCCATGATGAGGCAGCCAATCACCGAAGAAAAGATGGTGGCAAAGACGCTCATCCCCACAGGAATGCCAGCATCTGCCAAAATCAACGGATTGACGATGATGATGTAGGAAATGGCAAAAAAAGCGGTAATGCCTGCCAGTATTTCCCTCTGCAAAATTTTCTTGTCCTTTAGTGCTCCGCCAAAGAGCTTATCCATGGCTAACGCCTCCCTGAGTCTTTTATCCATATTGCTCCCATATTCTATTCCTTTCTTCCGTACAAAAAAAGGACATC
This genomic interval from Selenomonas sp. AB3002 contains the following:
- a CDS encoding NCS2 family permease, translated to MDKLFGGALKDKKILQREILAGITAFFAISYIIIVNPLILADAGIPVGMSVFATIFSSVIGCLIMAFVADAPIILTPGMGINAFFTYTVCAHMGLSWQEAIAISLVSGLIFAYVACTRWAKRLSEAVPPSIKCAITAGIGLFLVEIGLEKAELIRRGSSSIIELGSLTNPVALLSIFGLVLSLALYLRNVMGSFFIAIIVTSVVGNILGIGIGAPLEISVRGLVDYPSMLLQADFSHILSIPFLLSVFSMSMIMIFETMGLLQGILPEKEKFGRTYKGSAFTTLISSVLGTSPTVAAAESAAGIASGGRTGLMALVSALLFSVSVFLIPFLSYVPQAAIAPVIIITGAMMMQQLQFVELQDFAEWFPAFLIVVLIPLSGSISTGLAFGFTAYPLLKLMDGSRREVSSLGFGLGVLFLMNLVFQAGF